One genomic window of Pseudomonas chlororaphis subsp. piscium includes the following:
- a CDS encoding DUF2388 domain-containing protein yields the protein MRFKTAVATLALLSLPVGSAMADSFWRNVLSTGATTGSTYLTSKDHKLIGAAQDDASSFVASEGSIRGPYLEAAMQKVRADNPGLQATDMELANAILAKNAVAQQ from the coding sequence ATGCGTTTCAAAACAGCTGTCGCCACCCTGGCCCTGCTTTCCCTGCCTGTAGGTTCGGCAATGGCCGACAGCTTCTGGCGTAACGTCCTGTCCACCGGCGCCACCACCGGTTCCACCTACCTGACTTCCAAGGATCACAAGCTGATCGGCGCCGCCCAGGACGACGCCAGCAGCTTCGTCGCCAGCGAAGGCAGCATCCGCGGTCCGTACCTGGAAGCCGCGATGCAGAAAGTCCGTGCCGACAACCCGGGCCTGCAGGCCACTGACATGGAGCTGGCCAACGCCATCCTGGCGAAAAACGCCGTCGCCCAGCAGTGA
- the gcvP gene encoding aminomethyl-transferring glycine dehydrogenase, with translation MSQLPSLSQLRDPNAFLRRHLGPDAAEQQAMLDSLGLGSRVELIEQTVPPGIRFNRPLDLPPALDEQAALAKLRGYAEQNQVWTSLIGMGYHGTLTPTVILRNVLENPGWYTAYTPYQPEIAQGRLEALLNFQQLTIDLTSLELANASLLDEATAAAEAMALAKRVAKSKSNLFFVDQNCHPQTLSVVQTRAEGFGFELVVDTLDNLKRHQVFGALLQYPDTHGEIRDLRPLIDHLHAQQALACVAADLLSLLLLTPPGELGADVVFGSSQRFGVPMGYGGPHAAFFASREEYKRAIPGRIIGVSKDARGNVALRMALQTREQHIRREKANSNICTAQVLLANIASFYAVYHGPEGLRRIAQRVHRLTCILAAGLERKGIERLNRQFFDTLTLEVGGSQTAIIESAKAAQINLRILGRGQLGLSLDETCDESTVARLFDVFLGADHGLDVAQLDAEALVPGIPQDLLRSTPYLSHPVFNSHHSETEMLRYLKQLENKDLALNQSMIPLGSCTMKLNASSEMIPITWPGFANLHPFVPLEQALGYSLMIEELERWLCAITGFDAICMQPNSGAQGEYAGLLAIRKYHESRQQGERNICLIPASAHGTNPASAQMAGMQVVIVDCDDAGNVDLQDLKDKAQAAGEQLACLMATYPSTHGVYEEGISEICEVIHSHGGQVYMDGANLNAQVGLTRPADIGADVSHMNLHKTFCIPHGGGGPGMGPIGVREHLAPFVANHPVVAIDGPLPQNGAVSAAPWGSASILPISWMYIALMGPQLADASEVAILAANYLAEHLSGAFPVLYSGRNGRVAHECILDLRPLKAQTGISEEDVAKRLMDYGFHAPTMSFPVPGTLMVEPTESESKAELDRFIEAMLSIRAEIAQVQEGNWPAEDNPLKRSPHTLADIAGVWERPYSIEQAVIPSPHARAHKYWPTVNRVDNVYGDRNLFCACVPVDAYR, from the coding sequence ATGTCCCAGTTGCCGTCCTTGAGCCAGTTACGCGATCCCAATGCCTTTCTGCGGCGTCACCTCGGGCCCGACGCCGCCGAGCAGCAAGCGATGCTCGACAGCCTGGGCCTGGGCAGCCGGGTCGAGCTGATCGAGCAGACCGTGCCGCCGGGGATCCGTTTCAACCGTCCGCTGGACCTGCCGCCGGCGCTGGACGAGCAGGCCGCCCTGGCCAAGCTGCGCGGTTATGCCGAGCAGAACCAGGTCTGGACCAGCCTGATCGGCATGGGTTACCACGGCACCCTGACCCCCACGGTGATCCTGCGCAACGTGCTGGAAAACCCTGGCTGGTACACCGCCTACACGCCCTACCAACCGGAAATCGCCCAGGGCCGGCTCGAAGCCCTGCTCAACTTCCAGCAACTGACCATCGACCTCACCAGCCTGGAACTGGCCAACGCCTCGCTGCTGGACGAAGCGACCGCGGCCGCCGAAGCCATGGCCCTGGCCAAGCGCGTGGCCAAGTCGAAAAGCAATCTGTTCTTCGTCGACCAGAACTGCCATCCGCAGACCCTTTCGGTGGTGCAGACCCGCGCCGAAGGGTTCGGCTTCGAACTGGTGGTCGACACCCTGGACAACCTCAAGCGGCACCAAGTCTTCGGTGCCTTGTTGCAATACCCGGACACCCACGGCGAGATTCGCGACTTGCGGCCGCTGATCGATCACCTGCACGCGCAGCAGGCGCTGGCCTGCGTGGCCGCCGACCTGTTGAGCCTGTTGCTGCTGACGCCGCCGGGCGAGCTGGGGGCCGACGTGGTGTTCGGTTCGTCCCAGCGCTTTGGCGTGCCCATGGGCTATGGCGGGCCCCATGCGGCGTTCTTCGCCAGCCGCGAGGAGTACAAGCGGGCGATCCCGGGGCGGATCATCGGCGTGTCCAAGGATGCCCGGGGCAACGTGGCGCTGCGCATGGCCCTGCAGACCCGCGAGCAGCATATCCGCCGCGAGAAGGCCAACTCGAACATCTGCACCGCCCAGGTGCTGCTGGCCAATATCGCCAGTTTCTATGCGGTCTATCACGGCCCGGAAGGCCTCCGGCGTATTGCCCAGCGCGTCCATCGCCTGACCTGCATCCTCGCCGCCGGCCTGGAGCGCAAGGGCATCGAGCGGCTGAACCGGCAGTTCTTCGACACCCTGACGCTGGAGGTCGGTGGTAGCCAGACGGCCATCATCGAGAGCGCCAAGGCCGCGCAGATCAATCTGCGGATCCTCGGGCGCGGGCAGCTGGGCCTGAGCCTGGATGAAACCTGCGACGAGAGTACTGTCGCCCGGCTGTTCGATGTGTTCCTCGGCGCCGACCACGGTCTGGACGTCGCGCAACTGGACGCTGAAGCCCTGGTCCCGGGCATTCCCCAGGACCTGCTGCGCAGCACGCCTTACCTGAGCCATCCGGTGTTCAACAGCCATCACAGCGAAACCGAGATGCTGCGCTATCTCAAGCAGCTGGAGAACAAGGACCTGGCGCTGAACCAGTCGATGATCCCGCTGGGTTCCTGCACCATGAAGCTCAATGCCAGCAGCGAGATGATCCCCATCACCTGGCCCGGCTTCGCCAACCTGCATCCCTTTGTCCCGCTGGAGCAGGCACTCGGCTATTCGCTGATGATCGAGGAGCTTGAACGCTGGTTATGCGCCATTACCGGCTTCGATGCGATCTGCATGCAGCCCAACTCCGGGGCCCAGGGCGAGTACGCGGGGTTGCTGGCGATCCGCAAATACCACGAGAGCCGCCAGCAGGGAGAGCGCAATATCTGCCTGATTCCCGCCTCGGCCCACGGCACCAACCCGGCCTCGGCGCAGATGGCCGGCATGCAGGTGGTGATCGTCGATTGCGACGACGCTGGCAACGTCGATCTGCAAGACCTGAAAGACAAGGCCCAGGCCGCGGGCGAACAGCTGGCGTGCCTGATGGCGACCTATCCTTCGACCCACGGGGTGTACGAGGAGGGCATCAGCGAGATCTGCGAGGTGATCCACAGCCACGGTGGCCAGGTGTACATGGACGGCGCCAACCTCAACGCCCAGGTCGGGCTGACACGGCCGGCCGATATTGGCGCCGACGTTTCCCACATGAACCTGCACAAGACTTTCTGCATTCCCCACGGCGGCGGTGGCCCGGGCATGGGGCCGATCGGCGTGCGGGAGCACCTGGCGCCGTTCGTGGCCAACCACCCGGTGGTGGCCATCGACGGGCCGTTGCCGCAGAACGGCGCGGTCAGTGCGGCGCCCTGGGGCAGCGCGAGCATCCTGCCGATCAGCTGGATGTACATCGCCCTGATGGGGCCGCAGCTGGCGGATGCCAGCGAGGTGGCGATCCTCGCCGCGAACTACCTGGCCGAACACCTGAGCGGGGCCTTCCCGGTGCTCTACAGCGGGCGCAATGGCCGGGTCGCCCACGAGTGCATTCTCGACCTGCGGCCGCTCAAGGCGCAGACCGGCATCAGCGAAGAGGACGTGGCCAAGCGCCTGATGGACTACGGTTTTCACGCGCCGACCATGTCGTTCCCAGTGCCGGGCACGCTGATGGTGGAGCCCACCGAAAGCGAGTCCAAGGCCGAGCTGGATCGCTTTATCGAGGCCATGCTGAGCATTCGCGCCGAGATCGCCCAGGTCCAGGAGGGCAACTGGCCGGCCGAAGACAACCCGCTCAAGCGTTCGCCCCATACCCTGGCGGACATCGCCGGAGTCTGGGAGCGGCCCTACAGCATCGAGCAGGCGGTGATCCCCAGCCCCCACGCCAGGGCGCACAAGTACTGGCCGACGGTGAACCGGGTCGACAATGTCTACGGCGACCGCAACCTGTTCTGCGCCTGCGTACCGGTGGATGCCTACCGCTGA
- a CDS encoding DegT/DnrJ/EryC1/StrS family aminotransferase has translation MSQLPFLPFSKPTIDEATIASVGEVLRSGWITSGPKVQAFEAQLSQYCGGRPVRTFNSGTCTMEIALRIAGIGPGDEVITTPISWVATANVILEVGATPVFADIDPVTRNIDLAQVEAAITPRTKAIIPVFLAGLPLDMPRLYALARKHGLRVVEDAAQALGSSWNGERIGAGGDLVSFSFQANKNVTCSEGGALVLNTAEEARLAEKYRLQGVTRHGFDGLDVDVLGGKFNMTDVAAAIGLGQFAHLETLTAHRRELARHYFECFGSDFEARYGAQLPPADFSNSNWHLFQLVLPERHDGKPARATFMERMQERGIGIGYHYPPIHLLSLYRERGFKEGMFPVAERVGRLIVSLPMFTAMTKDDVERSVAAVKAVLQEA, from the coding sequence ATGAGCCAACTGCCTTTCCTGCCGTTCTCCAAACCCACCATCGATGAAGCCACCATCGCCAGCGTCGGCGAAGTCCTGCGTTCGGGCTGGATCACCAGCGGGCCCAAGGTCCAGGCCTTCGAAGCGCAACTCTCGCAGTACTGCGGCGGGCGCCCGGTGCGCACCTTCAATTCCGGCACCTGCACCATGGAGATCGCCCTGCGTATCGCCGGCATCGGCCCTGGCGACGAAGTCATCACCACGCCGATTTCCTGGGTGGCCACGGCCAACGTGATTCTCGAAGTCGGCGCCACCCCGGTGTTCGCCGACATCGACCCGGTTACCCGCAACATCGACCTGGCCCAGGTGGAAGCGGCCATCACGCCACGGACCAAGGCGATCATCCCAGTGTTTCTCGCCGGCCTGCCGCTGGACATGCCGCGCCTGTATGCCCTGGCACGCAAACACGGCCTGCGGGTCGTGGAAGATGCCGCCCAGGCGCTGGGCTCAAGCTGGAACGGCGAGCGCATCGGCGCCGGCGGCGACCTGGTGTCCTTCAGTTTCCAGGCCAACAAGAACGTCACCTGCAGCGAGGGCGGCGCCCTGGTGCTGAACACCGCCGAAGAGGCCCGCCTGGCGGAGAAGTACCGCCTGCAGGGCGTGACCCGCCACGGCTTCGACGGCCTGGACGTGGATGTGCTGGGCGGCAAATTCAACATGACCGACGTCGCGGCCGCCATCGGCCTGGGCCAGTTCGCCCACCTCGAAACCCTCACCGCTCACCGCCGCGAGCTGGCCCGGCATTACTTCGAATGCTTCGGCAGCGACTTCGAAGCCCGCTACGGCGCCCAGTTGCCACCGGCGGACTTCAGCAACAGCAACTGGCACCTGTTCCAGCTGGTACTGCCGGAGCGGCATGACGGCAAACCGGCGCGGGCGACCTTCATGGAACGGATGCAGGAACGCGGGATCGGCATCGGCTATCACTACCCGCCGATTCACTTGCTGAGCCTGTACCGCGAGCGCGGTTTCAAGGAGGGGATGTTCCCGGTGGCGGAACGGGTGGGACGCCTGATCGTCTCGTTGCCGATGTTCACCGCCATGACCAAGGACGATGTAGAACGCTCGGTAGCGGCGGTGAAGGCTGTCTTGCAAGAGGCATAA
- the gcvH gene encoding glycine cleavage system protein GcvH has product MSDIPADLRFAESHEWARLEADGTVTVGISDHAQEALGDVVFVELTEVGNVFGAGDQAGVVESVKAASDIYAPVAGEVIAVNEDLSGSPELLNSDPYGAWIFKLKPANAADLEKLLDAAGYKAAIGE; this is encoded by the coding sequence ATGAGCGATATCCCTGCTGACCTGCGTTTTGCCGAAAGTCACGAATGGGCCCGTCTGGAAGCCGACGGCACCGTGACCGTGGGCATCAGCGACCACGCTCAGGAAGCCCTGGGCGACGTGGTGTTCGTCGAGCTGACCGAAGTCGGCAATGTCTTCGGCGCTGGCGACCAGGCCGGTGTGGTGGAATCGGTGAAGGCCGCTTCCGACATCTACGCGCCAGTGGCCGGCGAAGTGATCGCGGTCAACGAAGACCTGAGTGGCAGCCCCGAGCTGCTCAACAGCGACCCGTACGGCGCCTGGATCTTCAAGCTCAAGCCGGCCAATGCTGCCGACCTTGAGAAGCTGCTCGACGCAGCCGGTTATAAGGCCGCTATCGGCGAATAA
- the gcvT gene encoding glycine cleavage system aminomethyltransferase GcvT, protein MGQRTPLYDLHLALGAKMVDFGGWDMPLHYGSQVEEHHQVRRDCGVFDVSHMTVIDVDGPQAKAWLQHLLANDVERLQSPGRALYSAMLNEHGGIVDDMIVYRTDAGYRLVVNAATRDQDMAWMQAQLGAFQVQLHERSELAMLAIQGPHARHKIAELVTQSRGTLIQQLKPFEGQADGDWFIARTGYTGEDGLEIVLPADQAPAFFNDLVGAGISPIGLGARDTLRLEAGMNLYGQDIHQEVSPLVANMAWSIAWEPASRKFIGRTALEAERAGGVKHKLVGLVLEERGVLRAHQVVRIADVGEGEITSGSFSPTLSKSIALARVPMATADRAEVEIRGKWYPVRVVKPTFVRHGKTLI, encoded by the coding sequence ATGGGACAGCGCACGCCTCTGTATGACCTTCATCTCGCCCTGGGCGCGAAGATGGTCGATTTTGGCGGTTGGGATATGCCTCTGCATTACGGCTCGCAGGTCGAGGAGCACCATCAGGTGCGACGCGATTGCGGGGTTTTCGATGTATCCCACATGACCGTGATCGATGTCGACGGACCCCAGGCCAAGGCTTGGCTCCAGCACCTGCTGGCCAACGACGTCGAACGCCTGCAAAGCCCTGGCAGGGCCTTGTACAGCGCCATGCTCAACGAGCATGGCGGCATCGTCGACGATATGATCGTCTACCGCACCGACGCCGGTTACCGGCTGGTGGTCAACGCCGCCACCCGTGACCAGGACATGGCCTGGATGCAGGCGCAGCTGGGCGCTTTCCAGGTGCAGCTGCACGAACGCTCCGAGCTGGCGATGCTGGCGATCCAGGGGCCCCACGCCCGCCACAAGATCGCCGAGCTGGTGACCCAGTCGCGCGGCACGCTGATCCAGCAACTCAAGCCCTTCGAAGGCCAGGCCGATGGCGACTGGTTCATCGCGCGCACCGGTTACACCGGGGAGGATGGCCTGGAAATCGTCCTGCCGGCCGACCAGGCCCCGGCATTCTTCAACGATCTGGTAGGCGCGGGCATCTCGCCGATCGGCCTCGGCGCCCGGGACACCCTGCGCCTGGAGGCCGGCATGAACCTGTACGGCCAGGACATTCACCAGGAGGTTTCACCGCTGGTGGCCAACATGGCCTGGAGCATCGCCTGGGAACCGGCGTCGCGTAAGTTCATCGGGCGCACCGCGCTGGAGGCCGAGCGCGCGGGTGGGGTGAAGCACAAACTGGTCGGCCTGGTGCTGGAAGAACGCGGTGTGCTGCGTGCCCATCAGGTGGTGCGCATCGCCGATGTTGGCGAAGGAGAGATCACCAGTGGTAGTTTCTCTCCTACGCTTAGCAAATCGATCGCCCTGGCACGGGTGCCCATGGCTACCGCCGACCGTGCAGAAGTGGAAATCCGTGGCAAGTGGTACCCGGTCCGGGTGGTAAAACCGACCTTCGTGCGTCATGGCAAAACCTTGATCTAA
- a CDS encoding ABC transporter permease, whose amino-acid sequence MAHPAQRRWYPLVFAVAALVLLPLSVLLLSWQVVDQQIWSHLWETQMPRLLGNTLTLVLGVGVGVTLLGVSLAWLTSLCEFPGRRWLDWALMLPFAIPAYVLAFVFVGLLDFSGPVQTLLREWFGTGLRLPRVRSTGGVILVLVLVFYPYVYLLARTAFLAQGKGLMEAARVLGQTPWQAFWRVALPMARPAIGAGVALALMETLADFGAVAVFNFDTFTTAIYKTWYGFFSLSSAAQLASLLLLAVMLVLYGERRARGASRSGNERPRGKALYHLHGIKALAATSWCTLVFACAFVIPVLQLLVWFWQRGRFDLDERYAGLILHTLYLGAMAALITVSVALLLAFARRLAPTRAIRSGVSLANLGYALPGSVLAVSIMLAFSYLDRELVIPLSGWLGGAGKPLLLGSLAALLLAYLVRFIAVAYGPLESSLARIRPSLPEAARSLGVSGPRLFFKVYLPLLLPGTLSAALLVFVDVLKEMPATLLMRPFGWDTLAVRIFEMTSEGEWSRAALPALTLVLVGLLPVIGLIRRSAHRIG is encoded by the coding sequence GTGGCCCATCCCGCCCAACGCCGCTGGTACCCGCTGGTCTTCGCCGTCGCCGCCCTGGTGCTGCTGCCGCTGAGCGTGCTGCTGCTGTCGTGGCAGGTGGTCGACCAGCAGATCTGGTCGCACCTGTGGGAAACCCAGATGCCGCGCCTGTTGGGCAATACCCTGACCCTGGTGCTGGGCGTCGGCGTGGGCGTGACGCTGCTGGGGGTGAGCCTGGCCTGGCTGACCAGCCTCTGCGAGTTTCCCGGGCGCCGCTGGCTGGACTGGGCGCTGATGCTGCCCTTTGCGATTCCGGCCTACGTGCTGGCCTTTGTCTTCGTCGGCCTGCTGGATTTTTCCGGCCCGGTGCAGACCTTGCTGCGCGAATGGTTCGGCACGGGCCTGCGCCTGCCACGGGTGCGCTCCACCGGTGGGGTGATCCTGGTCCTGGTGCTGGTGTTCTATCCCTATGTGTATCTGCTGGCGCGCACCGCGTTCCTGGCCCAGGGCAAAGGCCTGATGGAAGCCGCGCGGGTGCTGGGGCAGACGCCCTGGCAGGCGTTCTGGCGCGTGGCCCTGCCCATGGCTCGGCCAGCCATCGGCGCCGGTGTGGCCCTGGCGCTGATGGAAACCCTGGCGGATTTCGGCGCGGTGGCGGTGTTCAACTTCGACACCTTCACCACTGCCATCTACAAGACCTGGTACGGCTTCTTCAGCCTGTCCAGCGCCGCGCAGCTGGCCAGCCTGTTGCTGCTGGCGGTGATGCTGGTGTTGTACGGCGAGCGTCGCGCCCGTGGCGCCAGTCGCTCCGGCAACGAGCGACCGCGGGGCAAGGCGCTGTACCACCTGCATGGCATCAAGGCCCTGGCGGCCACAAGCTGGTGCACGCTGGTGTTCGCCTGCGCCTTCGTCATCCCAGTGCTGCAACTGCTGGTGTGGTTCTGGCAGCGTGGCCGTTTCGACCTCGACGAGCGTTATGCCGGGCTGATCCTGCACACCCTGTACCTGGGTGCCATGGCGGCCCTGATCACGGTCAGCGTGGCCCTGCTGCTGGCGTTCGCCCGACGGCTGGCGCCGACCCGGGCGATCCGTTCCGGCGTCAGCCTGGCCAACCTGGGTTACGCCTTGCCGGGTTCGGTGCTGGCGGTGTCGATCATGCTGGCTTTCAGTTATCTGGACCGCGAGCTGGTGATCCCGCTGTCGGGCTGGCTCGGAGGGGCGGGTAAACCCTTGCTGCTGGGCAGTCTGGCGGCGTTGCTGCTGGCCTATCTGGTGCGTTTTATCGCGGTGGCCTATGGGCCGCTGGAAAGCAGCCTGGCGCGGATCCGCCCTTCGTTGCCGGAAGCGGCGCGCAGCCTGGGGGTCAGCGGGCCACGACTGTTTTTCAAAGTGTATCTGCCGCTTTTGCTGCCCGGCACCCTGAGCGCGGCGTTGCTGGTGTTCGTCGATGTGCTCAAGGAAATGCCCGCCACCCTGCTGATGCGCCCGTTCGGCTGGGACACGCTGGCGGTGCGGATCTTCGAGATGACCAGCGAGGGTGAGTGGTCGCGTGCCGCGTTGCCGGCCCTGACCCTGGTCCTGGTGGGATTGCTGCCGGTGATCGGACTGATCCGACGCTCCGCTCATCGAATCGGTTAG
- a CDS encoding extracellular solute-binding protein codes for MLAPKRLLTALALTLIGGTVQAADEVVVYSSRIDELIKPVFDLYAQKTGVQVKFITDKEAPLMQRIKAEGENATADLLLTVDAGNLWQAEQMGILQPFTSKVIDANIPLQYRAASHAWTGLSLRARTIAYSTVRVKPSELTTYEALADKQWEGRLCLRTAKKVYNQSLTATLIETHGAAKTEEIVKGWVNNLSTDVFSDDVAVLEAINAGQCDVGIVNTYYYGRLHKQKPDLPVKLFWPNQGDRGVHVNLSGIGLTKHAPHPEAAKALVEWMTTEEAQKIFADVNQEFPANPSVPPSAEVAAWGKFVADTLPVEVAGKRQAEAIRLMDRAGWN; via the coding sequence ATGTTGGCACCGAAGCGTCTACTGACCGCCCTGGCCCTCACCCTCATTGGCGGTACTGTCCAGGCAGCCGACGAAGTGGTGGTCTACTCCTCGCGCATCGACGAGCTGATCAAGCCGGTCTTCGATCTCTACGCCCAGAAAACCGGGGTCCAGGTGAAGTTCATCACCGACAAGGAAGCGCCGCTGATGCAGCGGATCAAGGCCGAAGGCGAGAACGCCACCGCCGACCTGCTGCTCACCGTCGATGCCGGCAACCTGTGGCAAGCCGAGCAGATGGGCATCCTGCAGCCGTTCACCTCCAAGGTGATCGACGCCAACATCCCCCTGCAATACCGCGCCGCCTCGCACGCCTGGACCGGCCTGAGCCTGCGGGCGCGGACCATCGCCTACTCCACCGTGCGGGTGAAACCGTCCGAACTGACCACCTACGAAGCCCTGGCTGACAAGCAGTGGGAAGGCCGCCTGTGCCTGCGCACGGCGAAGAAGGTCTACAACCAGTCGCTGACCGCGACCCTGATCGAAACCCACGGCGCGGCGAAAACCGAAGAAATCGTCAAGGGCTGGGTCAACAACCTGTCCACCGACGTGTTCTCCGACGACGTCGCGGTGCTCGAGGCGATCAACGCCGGCCAGTGCGACGTGGGCATCGTCAACACCTACTACTACGGCCGCCTGCACAAGCAGAAGCCGGACCTGCCGGTCAAACTGTTCTGGCCGAACCAGGGTGACCGCGGCGTGCACGTCAACCTGTCGGGCATCGGCCTGACCAAGCACGCACCGCACCCGGAAGCCGCCAAGGCCCTGGTGGAGTGGATGACCACCGAGGAAGCGCAGAAGATCTTCGCCGACGTGAACCAGGAGTTCCCGGCCAACCCGAGCGTGCCGCCGTCCGCCGAAGTGGCCGCCTGGGGCAAGTTCGTGGCTGACACCCTGCCGGTGGAAGTCGCCGGCAAGCGCCAGGCCGAGGCCATTCGCCTGATGGACCGTGCTGGCTGGAACTGA
- a CDS encoding 2-octaprenyl-3-methyl-6-methoxy-1,4-benzoquinol hydroxylase, with amino-acid sequence MRADLLIVGAGMVGSALALALQDNGLEVLLLDGSPLKVKPFDDEAPFEPRVSALSAASQRILERLGVWEGVTRRRSSPYAEMQVWDGSGTGQIHFSAASVHAEALGHIVENRVVQDALLERLHNCDIGLLANARLEQMRRSGDDWLLTLADGRSLRAPLVIAADGANSAVRRLTGCATREWDYLHHAIVTSVRCAESHQRTAWQRFTDNGPLAFLPLERDGLHDWCSIVWSTTPSEAERLMALDDSDFCRELERAFEGRLGAVLSADPRLCVPLRQRHAKRYVAEGLALIGDAAHTIHPLAGQGVNLGFLDAAVLAEVLLQAASRGERLADTKVLSRYERRRMPHNLALMAAMEGFERLFQADPLPLRWLRNTGLKVIDQMPEAKALFVRQALGLTGDLPELAKA; translated from the coding sequence ATGCGTGCAGATCTGCTGATTGTCGGGGCCGGAATGGTCGGGAGCGCCCTGGCGCTGGCGTTGCAGGACAACGGCCTGGAAGTGCTGCTGCTCGATGGCAGCCCGCTGAAGGTCAAGCCCTTCGACGACGAAGCACCGTTCGAGCCGCGGGTGAGCGCGCTGTCGGCGGCCAGCCAGCGGATTCTCGAGCGCCTGGGTGTGTGGGAAGGGGTAACCCGGCGACGCAGCAGCCCCTATGCCGAGATGCAGGTCTGGGATGGCAGCGGCACCGGGCAGATTCACTTCTCGGCCGCCAGCGTGCATGCCGAGGCGCTGGGCCACATCGTTGAAAACCGGGTGGTCCAGGACGCGTTGCTGGAGCGCTTGCATAACTGTGACATCGGCCTGCTGGCCAATGCCCGCCTGGAGCAGATGCGCCGTTCCGGCGACGACTGGTTGCTGACCCTGGCCGATGGCCGCAGCCTGCGCGCCCCACTGGTGATCGCCGCCGACGGCGCCAATTCGGCGGTGCGGCGCCTGACCGGCTGCGCCACCCGCGAATGGGATTACCTGCATCACGCCATCGTGACCAGCGTGCGCTGCGCCGAGTCGCACCAGAGGACCGCCTGGCAGCGTTTCACCGACAACGGCCCGCTGGCGTTCCTGCCGCTGGAGCGCGATGGGCTGCACGATTGGTGTTCGATCGTCTGGTCGACCACGCCCAGCGAGGCCGAACGCCTGATGGCGCTGGACGACAGCGACTTCTGCCGAGAGCTGGAGCGCGCCTTCGAAGGCCGCCTGGGCGCGGTGTTGAGCGCCGATCCGCGGCTCTGCGTGCCGTTGCGCCAACGTCATGCCAAGCGCTACGTGGCGGAAGGCCTGGCCCTGATCGGCGACGCGGCCCATACCATCCATCCGCTGGCCGGGCAGGGGGTCAACCTGGGCTTCCTCGATGCCGCGGTGCTGGCCGAGGTGCTGCTGCAGGCGGCCAGCCGTGGCGAACGCCTGGCCGATACCAAGGTGCTCAGCCGTTACGAGCGGCGGCGCATGCCGCACAACCTGGCGCTGATGGCGGCGATGGAAGGCTTCGAACGGCTGTTCCAGGCTGATCCGCTACCGCTGCGCTGGTTGCGTAACACCGGGCTGAAAGTGATCGACCAGATGCCCGAGGCCAAGGCGCTGTTCGTGCGCCAGGCACTGGGCCTCACCGGGGATTTGCCGGAGTTGGCCAAGGCCTGA